A genome region from Hymenobacter tibetensis includes the following:
- a CDS encoding SCO family protein, which yields MRPKHVLLLGLMLLVPVLAFVFLYTFGTNRFALPTFLPDRVDSTLVEGKWRRDTVFHKLSDFKLASQSGRLVSQQDLGKGIYVANFFFATCPGACPQMNSQMTRVQEKFRHEPRVKLVSYTVDPANDSVAVLERYAEQYGAIAGKWFFLTGDKTAIYRLVTEEFKLPAPSGAAPGIVHSQNLYLIDRDKHVRGIYDGTKAKDVDRLMTEINVLLYTYDHNQ from the coding sequence ATGAGGCCCAAACACGTCCTGTTATTGGGCCTCATGCTGTTGGTTCCGGTGCTGGCTTTTGTGTTTCTTTACACGTTCGGCACCAACCGTTTCGCGCTGCCCACTTTCTTACCTGACCGTGTCGACTCGACGCTGGTAGAGGGAAAGTGGCGGCGCGATACTGTTTTCCACAAGCTGAGTGATTTCAAATTGGCTTCTCAGTCAGGTCGTTTAGTTTCGCAACAAGACTTGGGCAAGGGTATTTATGTGGCTAACTTCTTTTTTGCCACCTGCCCTGGGGCCTGCCCTCAAATGAACAGCCAAATGACGCGTGTGCAAGAGAAATTCCGGCACGAACCGCGCGTGAAATTGGTTTCCTATACGGTGGACCCCGCCAACGATTCTGTGGCAGTACTGGAGCGCTATGCCGAGCAGTACGGAGCTATTGCTGGCAAATGGTTTTTCCTCACTGGTGACAAAACGGCTATTTACCGGTTAGTTACCGAGGAGTTTAAGTTGCCGGCTCCAAGCGGTGCAGCACCAGGCATCGTGCATAGCCAAAACTTGTACCTGATAGACCGTGATAAGCACGTGCGCGGCATCTATGATGGTACCAAGGCCAAAGACGTGGACCGCCTCATGACGGAAATCAACGTGCTGCTCTACACCTATGACCACAATCAGTAA
- a CDS encoding cytochrome c oxidase subunit 3, which produces MSTITTTQPQTTASSATDRPRSGNWDGGNEPFKASYGKLMMWFFLLSDAFTFAAFLTTYGLIRHRYPAFDAAAGKVFEFSTAYWPVPDQVFNAFPGMGHANVPLGFVALMTMILIFSSVTMVLAVEAGHRMDKQDVQKWLLWTILFGATFLGSQAWEWSHFIHGTVEGTLMADGSRFFGANLAQNQYGPVLFADLFFFITGFHGTHVFSGVCLLVYCFIATTNDTFHKRGHYEMVEKVGLYWHFVDLVWVFVFTFFYLV; this is translated from the coding sequence ATGTCCACCATCACCACGACGCAGCCCCAAACCACTGCCTCCTCCGCCACTGATCGGCCCCGGAGCGGCAACTGGGACGGTGGCAACGAACCCTTCAAAGCTAGCTACGGCAAGCTCATGATGTGGTTCTTCCTGCTGTCGGACGCTTTCACGTTCGCTGCTTTCCTGACCACATACGGTCTTATCCGCCATCGTTACCCGGCTTTCGACGCTGCCGCTGGTAAAGTATTCGAGTTTTCGACGGCGTACTGGCCTGTTCCAGACCAAGTGTTCAACGCCTTCCCCGGCATGGGACACGCCAACGTTCCTCTCGGGTTCGTGGCTTTGATGACCATGATTCTGATTTTTAGCTCCGTGACAATGGTGCTAGCAGTAGAAGCAGGTCACCGGATGGACAAGCAGGATGTGCAGAAGTGGTTGCTATGGACTATTCTTTTTGGTGCCACGTTCCTTGGTTCTCAGGCTTGGGAGTGGAGTCACTTCATCCATGGTACCGTAGAAGGTACCCTGATGGCAGATGGCAGCCGTTTCTTCGGGGCTAACTTAGCACAGAACCAGTACGGTCCGGTTCTCTTCGCTGATCTGTTCTTCTTTATCACAGGCTTCCACGGGACGCACGTATTCTCAGGTGTATGCTTGTTGGTGTATTGCTTCATTGCTACCACCAACGATACTTTCCACAAGCGTGGCCACTACGAAATGGTGGAAAAAGTAGGGCTATACTGGCACTTTGTAGACCTCGTGTGGGTGTTTGTTTTCACCTTCTTCTATCTCGTTTAA
- a CDS encoding YitT family protein, with amino-acid sequence MPIQQLISQRFRDRKRKLATASPELPIIDTTPQEPQPGWDLKQQLIQAALIGLGILSASLGLKGFLLPNDFIDGGVTGISLLVNQLTDVSLSVLIVVINIPFIILGYYQLGRGVAIKTLGATLGLALVLLVVSFPTLTQDKLLIAVFGGFFLGAGIGLTMRGGAVLDGSEILAVYLSRKTAISVGDVILLINLLIFGVAALLLSVETALYSILAYLSAAKTIDFIIEGIEEYTGVTIVSSRSEQIREMLTEKLGRGATIYAGKRGYGSHGHQRQTIDIIFTVTTRLEVSQLKAEIDKIDSQAFVVMHSVRETKGGMVKKRPLH; translated from the coding sequence ATGCCTATTCAACAACTTATTTCTCAACGTTTCCGAGACAGAAAGCGAAAGCTAGCCACTGCCTCACCCGAATTGCCAATCATTGATACCACCCCGCAAGAACCACAGCCAGGCTGGGACCTGAAGCAACAGCTAATTCAGGCGGCTCTGATTGGGCTAGGTATTCTGTCGGCTTCTCTGGGCTTGAAAGGGTTTCTGCTACCCAATGATTTCATTGATGGGGGCGTAACGGGCATTTCCCTGCTCGTCAACCAGCTTACCGATGTATCGTTGTCGGTCCTGATTGTGGTCATCAACATCCCCTTCATCATACTGGGGTATTACCAGTTAGGGCGGGGGGTAGCTATCAAAACGCTGGGGGCCACCCTGGGGCTGGCTCTGGTGCTGTTGGTCGTTTCCTTTCCTACCCTCACCCAAGACAAGCTTCTGATTGCCGTGTTTGGCGGCTTCTTCCTGGGGGCGGGCATTGGCCTCACCATGCGGGGCGGAGCGGTGCTGGATGGCTCCGAAATTTTGGCTGTGTACCTGAGCCGGAAAACAGCCATTTCAGTAGGGGATGTTATCCTGTTGATAAACCTGCTCATTTTTGGTGTGGCAGCGTTGCTGCTTTCCGTCGAAACGGCGCTGTATTCTATTCTGGCTTACCTGTCGGCGGCCAAAACAATCGACTTCATCATTGAGGGAATTGAGGAATACACGGGCGTCACCATTGTATCGTCGCGTAGCGAACAAATCCGGGAAATGCTCACCGAAAAACTAGGACGGGGAGCTACCATTTATGCCGGCAAACGCGGCTACGGTTCGCACGGGCACCAGCGGCAAACCATCGACATCATCTTCACCGTGACCACCCGTTTGGAAGTAAGCCAATTGAAGGCGGAGATTGATAAGATTGATAGTCAGGCTTTCGTGGTGATGCATAGCGTGCGGGAAACAAAAGGTGGCATGGTGAAAAAGCGCCCGTTGCACTAG
- a CDS encoding COX15/CtaA family protein, with protein MLTVVSVYLLILVGGIVRSTGSGMGCPDWPKCFGTWVPPTQVSELPEGYKEIYTAQRVAKNKKLAKTLERLGFKQVASQIFAHPTQFVETDFNATKTWIEYVNRLLGALIGVFIFLTVVLSLPYWRRDRAIFWLAFASFLLTGFQGWLGSLVVSTNLLPELVTVHMALALLIVAMLIYAVDRSQQENSATPYRQQALPKALTPLLWLTALLTFGQIVLGTQVREQIDIVATAANYLGRAEWVEQLGNTFKIHRSFSLVLLALNVYVAYRLYQTRNANLQLLATVTMGLLGLEIAAGVTLAYLALPAAVQPIHLTVATVLFGAQFLTIIRYARQAKTQPQAAYASVVA; from the coding sequence ATGCTAACTGTGGTGTCCGTTTACCTACTGATTTTGGTGGGAGGAATTGTTCGGAGTACAGGATCTGGCATGGGGTGCCCTGATTGGCCGAAGTGTTTTGGAACATGGGTGCCGCCAACACAGGTAAGTGAGTTGCCAGAGGGCTACAAGGAGATTTACACTGCGCAGCGTGTCGCAAAAAACAAGAAGCTCGCGAAGACTTTGGAGCGCCTTGGTTTCAAACAGGTGGCCAGCCAGATCTTTGCTCATCCTACTCAGTTTGTCGAGACAGATTTCAATGCTACCAAGACGTGGATTGAATATGTCAACCGGCTCTTAGGAGCTCTGATAGGCGTGTTTATATTCCTGACCGTTGTGTTATCGTTGCCTTACTGGCGTCGTGACCGAGCTATTTTTTGGCTGGCATTTGCGTCGTTCTTACTCACAGGGTTTCAAGGCTGGTTGGGGTCGTTGGTTGTATCCACCAACTTGTTGCCAGAACTTGTAACTGTACACATGGCGCTGGCTTTGTTGATTGTTGCCATGTTGATTTATGCTGTTGACCGTTCTCAGCAGGAGAATAGTGCTACTCCCTATAGGCAGCAAGCTCTTCCTAAAGCATTAACGCCTCTTCTGTGGTTAACCGCGCTGCTTACTTTTGGGCAGATAGTACTTGGTACCCAAGTGCGTGAGCAAATAGATATAGTAGCTACAGCGGCTAACTATCTGGGCAGAGCTGAATGGGTGGAACAGCTGGGCAACACCTTTAAAATACATCGTTCTTTCTCTCTGGTGCTACTCGCCTTAAATGTGTACGTAGCTTATCGGCTCTATCAAACCCGTAATGCCAACTTGCAGCTGTTGGCAACAGTTACGATGGGGCTGCTAGGGTTGGAGATTGCGGCCGGCGTGACATTAGCTTACTTAGCTTTGCCTGCTGCTGTGCAGCCTATACACCTTACTGTGGCCACTGTGTTGTTCGGCGCCCAGTTTCTGACCATTATTCGATACGCCCGCCAAGCTAAAACGCAACCGCAGGCCGCTTATGCAAGCGTTGTTGCGTAA
- a CDS encoding DUF420 domain-containing protein, whose translation MTTISKPALEPGNFTKYKVTLGVLAAAVPLVVAVLYYFPETFRVPGAQVKFLPALNAVLNSLTAICLVLGYVFIRNKQITKHRAMMGTAFLISSLFLISYVVYHSQEASTKFGGEGLIRYVYFTLLLTHITLAIVTVGLVLFTLYFALTQQFDKHRRIARWTFPVWLYVSVTGVIVYFMISPYYTA comes from the coding sequence ATGACCACAATCAGTAAGCCGGCGCTAGAACCCGGCAATTTCACTAAGTACAAAGTAACGCTTGGCGTATTAGCTGCTGCAGTGCCCTTAGTAGTAGCTGTGTTGTACTACTTCCCTGAAACATTTCGGGTACCAGGTGCCCAAGTGAAGTTTCTGCCTGCCTTAAACGCCGTACTCAATTCCTTGACAGCTATTTGCCTGGTGTTGGGGTACGTATTCATCCGCAACAAGCAGATTACAAAGCACCGTGCCATGATGGGCACCGCCTTCCTGATTAGCTCGTTGTTTTTGATTTCTTACGTAGTGTACCACTCACAGGAAGCCAGCACCAAGTTTGGCGGGGAAGGCTTGATTCGATACGTATATTTCACTCTGCTGCTCACGCACATCACCTTGGCTATTGTTACAGTGGGGCTAGTACTTTTCACGCTTTACTTTGCTCTCACCCAGCAGTTTGATAAGCACCGCCGGATTGCTCGCTGGACTTTTCCCGTGTGGCTTTATGTATCCGTGACGGGTGTTATCGTGTATTTCATGATTTCACCTTATTACACAGCTTAG
- a CDS encoding cytochrome c oxidase subunit 3, whose amino-acid sequence MHSSELEILKDREPAIGTHPLRVLLWLMMVSSTMIFAAYTSAYIVRREEGNWLEFDLPGGLLFTSIIILLSSASIQWAYASARKDELRRVQAGILITFVLGLLFLVGQWNVWGELVRNKIHFGGVDANPSGSFLYVLMGVHAFHLITGLIFLLRVLRKSFNYQVHSRQMLSIGNVTIYWHFLGGLWLYLYLFLLLNH is encoded by the coding sequence ATGCATTCCTCAGAATTAGAAATTCTTAAAGACCGAGAGCCGGCTATTGGGACCCACCCGTTACGCGTGCTTCTTTGGCTCATGATGGTAAGCAGCACCATGATTTTTGCTGCTTACACCAGTGCTTACATCGTACGACGTGAAGAAGGCAACTGGCTGGAGTTTGATCTGCCGGGTGGTCTGCTTTTCACTAGCATTATCATTCTGTTGAGCAGCGCCAGCATTCAGTGGGCGTACGCTTCGGCACGCAAAGACGAACTGCGGAGAGTACAAGCAGGCATTCTTATCACTTTTGTGTTGGGTCTGCTCTTTCTAGTAGGTCAGTGGAACGTATGGGGTGAGTTAGTGCGCAACAAGATTCACTTCGGTGGCGTTGATGCTAATCCATCAGGCTCATTTCTGTATGTGCTGATGGGTGTGCACGCTTTCCACTTGATTACGGGATTGATTTTTCTGCTCCGTGTTCTTCGCAAAAGCTTTAACTATCAGGTGCATTCGCGGCAGATGCTCTCCATTGGTAATGTCACCATCTACTGGCACTTCCTCGGCGGGCTTTGGTTGTACTTGTATTTGTTCCTACTTTTGAACCACTAG
- a CDS encoding DUF983 domain-containing protein, with amino-acid sequence MFKHSAFNLRRFDEMYEDCVACGQYYEPEVGFYWGAMYISYGFSTIIVFFTGVALYYLANDPQVRVYVTVVATIVLALTPLLFRYARVVMLYFFGGIRYDPTLVPRLPS; translated from the coding sequence TTGTTTAAACATTCGGCATTCAACCTGCGCCGGTTCGACGAGATGTACGAGGACTGTGTGGCGTGTGGACAGTATTATGAACCGGAAGTGGGGTTCTATTGGGGAGCCATGTATATCAGCTACGGCTTCTCTACAATTATCGTCTTTTTTACAGGGGTAGCACTTTACTATCTGGCCAATGATCCGCAGGTGCGGGTGTACGTGACAGTAGTAGCTACTATTGTGTTAGCGCTTACGCCACTGCTCTTCCGCTATGCCCGAGTGGTGATGTTATATTTTTTCGGAGGGATACGCTACGATCCGACCCTAGTGCCGAGGCTTCCTTCTTAG
- a CDS encoding sensor histidine kinase, which translates to MEAETSAEQEATAVATRVQDGKLNFRALIGQTTYPCFIFRGDQLLYWSDHTVRPDMENARQDFHEKLVTMQFGRYLALRHTAGPYAVLTYIPLEKGYGISNRYLREGAEKALFRGLNLRLVADGGRSDLPKLYSNEGNYLFSLESLQPNPTTGKYLPLALMLLGLGLYIATWLIWARRLFRAKLELVGTAAVLLPLGALRAVLLHYGLPFSFIEISLFNPRVYAASWLSPSLGDLLINALLLMVAAWYGLRLFQRYEVARWPEQVQRVSRRMMVGAVLVFSFFGLVRMLFQFYSNSFNNSQVVVDITQDISVSGFKALLCLAIVLHTCAYLVGFYALVQLFRTTVRYETRQLGLVTLGLSTAVFLPLGLAIGQVDLVLLGITLLFFFLQRLTGLRSIASMIPHQTYWFLFLMLSVSSAVGALALFEHFDRQLVLNKQTLAGNLLVENDLEGEFLLNERGQKMAADPSLRTMILRVMLRNPAVNVEMVRQKIVRTYLRDYFDKYEVELSLFNSTGQPVGVEAEAETLPQMRARLLRSAARTDQLNLFLVRGSNSFSTRRYVDFVTVPTAKGNSIVLLELTLKKLTTYSVVPELLVDQKVFQPGLGAELSYAGYEDDQLVYSEGDYDYVNRLTPDLYKNPRLYQSGLVVGRFHHFAMRDETQHRTVVVTTATYGFSDWLANFSFLFLLHAFAWLLCSGLYLLRSGNYLNVFRTNFSTKIQLFLNLGILVPLIVVSVATISQVKQSYQRDLRRTYERRGRAVQENLLENSKLLADSASRAALLALADNVSLLTETDLNLYDARGRLLVSSQPIIFESGLLSTLMNPQAVADLKEQVKPRVLLLERAGSLSFNTLYLPLRAAADADERASAVLGYVGIPFFDSEKDLDNKLVDLIAIILNTFTVMFILLLVLAFVASRVLTNPLNLLTEKLKKTTLTGQNETLDYQSNDEIGLLVREYNAMLLKLEESKQELAVQEKEAAWREMARQVAHEIKNPLTPMKLSLQFLQRAIQDNRPNINDLLAKVSQTLITQIDVLTDIATSFSTFTNLPAMRPERLDVVPVLRRCVQLHQGSRPDAQIQLILPEGDEAVEVFADENLLVRTFNNLLINALQAVPEGRLPIIEVYLELYSEGRLRIGIQDNGAGIPEAVREKIFVPNFTTKATGSGIGLAVAKRGIESAGGSIWFETEEDTGTSFYIELPFAG; encoded by the coding sequence ATGGAAGCGGAAACCAGTGCCGAGCAGGAAGCCACTGCGGTAGCCACGAGGGTGCAGGACGGCAAGCTGAACTTCCGAGCCTTAATCGGACAAACCACGTACCCATGCTTTATTTTCAGGGGCGACCAACTGCTGTATTGGTCTGACCATACGGTGCGGCCAGACATGGAAAATGCCCGGCAAGATTTCCACGAGAAGCTTGTGACTATGCAGTTCGGGCGTTATCTGGCGCTTCGGCACACCGCGGGTCCGTACGCGGTGCTCACTTATATCCCACTCGAAAAGGGATATGGCATCAGCAACCGCTACCTGCGGGAGGGAGCAGAGAAGGCGCTTTTCCGGGGCCTCAACCTACGCTTAGTGGCTGACGGCGGCCGTTCCGATTTGCCGAAGCTATACTCCAATGAAGGCAACTATCTGTTTTCGCTGGAGAGCCTCCAGCCTAATCCCACTACTGGTAAGTATCTGCCGTTAGCGTTGATGCTGCTGGGCCTAGGCTTATACATTGCCACATGGCTAATATGGGCACGTCGGTTGTTTCGGGCTAAGTTGGAGTTGGTGGGAACGGCAGCTGTACTTCTGCCCTTAGGGGCTTTGCGAGCTGTGCTGCTGCATTATGGCTTGCCGTTTTCTTTTATAGAAATATCCCTGTTTAACCCTCGGGTGTACGCTGCGTCGTGGTTGTCACCCTCCCTCGGCGACTTGCTCATCAACGCGCTGCTGCTGATGGTGGCTGCCTGGTATGGCTTGCGGCTTTTCCAGCGTTATGAGGTGGCACGTTGGCCCGAGCAAGTGCAGCGAGTATCAAGGCGCATGATGGTGGGGGCAGTGCTGGTGTTCAGCTTCTTTGGGCTGGTCAGAATGTTGTTTCAGTTCTATTCGAACAGCTTCAACAACTCGCAGGTAGTAGTAGACATAACACAGGACATATCCGTCTCCGGCTTCAAGGCATTATTGTGCTTGGCTATTGTGCTGCATACATGTGCCTACCTAGTGGGGTTCTACGCGTTGGTGCAACTGTTCAGAACCACCGTGCGCTACGAGACGCGGCAGCTAGGACTCGTGACGTTGGGCTTGAGCACAGCCGTTTTTCTGCCACTAGGGCTGGCTATCGGGCAGGTTGATTTGGTGCTGCTGGGTATCACGCTCCTCTTCTTCTTTCTACAGCGGCTTACGGGGTTGCGGAGCATTGCTTCCATGATACCGCACCAAACGTATTGGTTCCTGTTCCTGATGCTAAGCGTTAGCTCGGCTGTAGGGGCACTAGCCTTATTCGAGCACTTCGACCGGCAGTTGGTTCTCAACAAGCAAACCTTAGCTGGAAATCTGCTGGTGGAAAACGACCTGGAAGGGGAGTTCCTGCTAAACGAACGCGGCCAGAAAATGGCAGCCGACCCTTCGTTGCGCACCATGATACTGCGGGTGATGCTGCGTAATCCGGCTGTGAACGTAGAGATGGTGCGCCAGAAAATAGTAAGAACCTATCTGCGGGACTACTTCGATAAGTACGAAGTAGAGCTTTCCCTCTTCAACTCCACTGGCCAACCGGTAGGGGTAGAAGCAGAGGCAGAAACCCTTCCGCAGATGCGTGCACGGTTGTTGCGCTCCGCGGCCCGTACCGATCAGCTTAACCTGTTCTTGGTGCGTGGCAGCAACTCGTTTAGTACCAGGCGGTATGTGGATTTTGTGACGGTTCCGACCGCCAAGGGCAACAGCATAGTGCTGTTGGAACTGACCTTGAAAAAGCTAACCACCTACAGTGTAGTGCCGGAGTTGCTGGTTGACCAGAAGGTATTTCAGCCAGGCTTAGGGGCCGAACTAAGTTACGCTGGCTACGAAGACGACCAGTTGGTGTACAGCGAAGGAGATTATGACTATGTCAATCGTCTGACTCCGGATCTGTACAAGAACCCTCGCTTGTATCAGAGCGGCTTGGTGGTAGGGCGCTTTCACCATTTCGCGATGCGCGACGAGACGCAGCACCGTACAGTGGTTGTAACTACGGCGACGTATGGCTTCTCCGACTGGTTGGCCAACTTCTCGTTCTTGTTTCTGCTTCATGCCTTTGCCTGGCTGCTGTGCAGTGGGCTTTATCTGTTGAGGAGCGGCAATTATCTGAATGTATTTCGTACCAACTTCAGCACCAAAATTCAGCTGTTTCTGAACCTAGGAATCTTGGTGCCGCTAATTGTAGTGAGCGTGGCAACCATTAGCCAGGTCAAGCAGTCCTATCAGCGCGACTTGCGGCGCACCTACGAGCGGCGGGGCCGGGCCGTACAGGAAAATCTGCTTGAGAACAGTAAGCTGCTAGCCGATTCGGCAAGTCGGGCGGCATTACTAGCTCTTGCTGACAATGTGTCGTTGCTTACCGAAACCGACCTCAACCTGTACGACGCCCGCGGCCGATTGCTGGTAAGCAGCCAGCCCATCATCTTCGAGTCGGGGCTGCTGAGCACGCTGATGAATCCGCAGGCCGTGGCCGACTTGAAAGAGCAAGTGAAGCCCCGGGTGCTGCTGCTAGAACGGGCCGGCTCTTTGTCGTTTAATACGCTGTATCTGCCCCTGCGTGCCGCCGCCGATGCCGATGAGCGGGCCAGCGCTGTGTTAGGCTATGTTGGCATTCCGTTTTTCGACTCCGAGAAGGACCTCGACAACAAGCTCGTTGACTTGATTGCTATCATCCTGAATACCTTCACGGTGATGTTTATTTTGCTGCTGGTGCTGGCTTTCGTGGCTTCCCGAGTGCTAACCAATCCGCTCAATCTGCTTACTGAGAAGCTAAAGAAAACCACGCTGACCGGACAGAACGAAACGCTGGACTATCAGTCCAACGACGAGATTGGCTTGCTGGTGCGCGAGTATAATGCCATGCTGCTGAAGCTGGAAGAAAGCAAGCAGGAGCTAGCAGTGCAGGAAAAGGAGGCTGCCTGGCGTGAAATGGCCCGTCAAGTGGCGCATGAAATCAAGAATCCGCTCACGCCGATGAAGCTGAGCTTGCAATTCCTGCAACGAGCCATCCAAGACAACCGCCCCAATATCAATGACCTGCTAGCGAAGGTTTCGCAAACGCTCATCACCCAAATTGATGTGCTGACGGATATAGCTACGTCTTTTTCCACGTTCACCAACCTGCCCGCTATGCGGCCCGAACGGCTAGATGTAGTGCCGGTACTGCGGCGGTGCGTGCAACTACACCAAGGCAGCCGTCCCGACGCTCAGATTCAGTTGATATTGCCGGAAGGGGATGAGGCGGTAGAGGTATTTGCCGATGAGAACTTACTGGTCAGGACATTCAACAACCTGCTGATAAACGCATTGCAAGCCGTACCAGAAGGACGTCTCCCAATCATTGAAGTCTATTTGGAATTGTACTCCGAAGGGCGGCTGCGAATTGGTATTCAAGACAACGGCGCTGGCATACCGGAGGCCGTTCGAGAGAAGATATTCGTGCCCAATTTCACCACGAAAGCCACAGGCTCTGGTATTGGGCTGGCCGTAGCAAAGCGGGGCATCGAAAGCGCCGGCGGTAGCATCTGGTTTGAAACAGAGGAAGACACTGGCACCTCGTTCTATATTGAACTGCCATTTGCAGGGTAA
- a CDS encoding cytochrome C oxidase subunit IV family protein — protein sequence MANHANTEPVPAGEIPKPNVGWIWKTFFVLVGITALEFVFVFLMDPGTLRNSIFIVLTIFKAFFIVAEFMHLKHEVKALIWTILIPMALLVWLLIALVSEGTYGGQAIQNAFN from the coding sequence ATGGCTAATCACGCAAACACTGAACCGGTACCAGCCGGGGAGATTCCAAAGCCTAACGTTGGCTGGATCTGGAAGACCTTCTTCGTTTTGGTAGGTATTACGGCCCTTGAGTTCGTCTTCGTGTTCCTTATGGATCCGGGTACGCTTCGCAACTCGATATTCATCGTTCTGACCATCTTCAAGGCCTTCTTCATCGTGGCCGAGTTCATGCACTTGAAGCATGAAGTAAAAGCCCTTATCTGGACTATCCTTATCCCGATGGCTCTTCTTGTGTGGTTGTTGATTGCTTTGGTTTCGGAAGGAACGTACGGCGGTCAGGCCATCCAGAACGCCTTCAACTAA
- the cyoE gene encoding heme o synthase yields MTKARAYFQLIKFRLALTVAFSSAIGYLLGTQAFDWSKALLVMIGGLAVTGAANTINQIYEIHLDKLMKRTAKRPLPQGVLSVTEAWVFTVLMGVLGLGILTYFFNPLAAALSLISLILYGFIYTPLKTISPICVAVGAIPGGMPPLIGYVAATGILGPEAWVLFGIQFMWQFPHFWAIAWVLDDDYKAAGFKMLPSPGRKDLRTAFQIMTYTLLLIPLSLLPLQLNMAGKTSALIAVLCGVLFLMQTLYLMRTCTKKAAMRIMFGSFLYLPVVQIALVLDKL; encoded by the coding sequence ATGACCAAAGCCAGGGCATACTTCCAGTTAATAAAATTCCGGTTGGCGCTAACAGTAGCCTTCTCGAGCGCCATCGGCTATTTGCTGGGGACTCAGGCTTTTGATTGGAGCAAGGCGCTACTGGTCATGATAGGCGGACTAGCGGTTACAGGTGCCGCCAACACTATCAATCAGATTTACGAGATTCATCTCGATAAGCTGATGAAGAGGACCGCTAAAAGACCTTTGCCTCAGGGGGTGTTGAGTGTTACAGAAGCCTGGGTATTCACTGTGCTCATGGGAGTATTAGGACTAGGTATCCTAACCTACTTCTTCAATCCGTTGGCAGCAGCACTGTCTTTGATTTCACTGATTCTGTACGGGTTCATTTACACTCCCCTCAAGACCATTTCACCAATTTGTGTGGCAGTAGGTGCCATACCTGGTGGCATGCCTCCTCTGATTGGCTACGTGGCTGCTACAGGCATTCTTGGGCCAGAGGCATGGGTGCTGTTCGGGATTCAATTCATGTGGCAGTTCCCTCACTTTTGGGCAATTGCTTGGGTGCTAGATGATGACTACAAAGCGGCCGGTTTCAAGATGCTACCCTCTCCCGGGCGTAAAGACCTTCGCACTGCGTTTCAGATCATGACGTATACGTTGTTGCTCATTCCGTTGAGCTTGTTGCCTCTGCAGTTGAATATGGCTGGCAAGACCTCTGCTCTGATTGCGGTGCTTTGTGGTGTGCTGTTCTTGATGCAGACTTTGTACTTGATGCGTACATGTACCAAAAAGGCCGCTATGCGCATCATGTTTGGCTCGTTCCTATATCTACCGGTTGTACAAATTGCATTGGTTCTCGATAAGCTGTGA